In Eubalaena glacialis isolate mEubGla1 chromosome 3, mEubGla1.1.hap2.+ XY, whole genome shotgun sequence, the following are encoded in one genomic region:
- the CFAP107 gene encoding cilia- and flagella-associated protein 107: MQLLTAVSPQSFSTPSWKIETKYSTRVLTGNWLEERRKFTKATEKTPQTIYRKEYIPFPGHRPDQISRWYSKRRVEGLPYKHLITHHQEPSCRHLISTYDDHYNRHNYNPGLPQLRTWNRHKLLWLPEKADFPLLAPPTNYGLYEQLKQRWLPSPEATWRENIYTSSCPRPPSGAMSQREHAVPGPPPRLQPVPHF, translated from the exons ATGCAGCTTCTTACTGCAGTAAGTCCACAGTCGTTCTCCACTCCAAGCTGGAAGATTGAGACCAAGTATTCAACCAGAGTGCTCACTGGAAACTGgttggaggagaggaggaag TTCACCAAAGCCACTGAGAAAACACCCCAGACCATTTATAGAAAAGAGTATATccccttcccaggccacagaccggACCAGATCTCCAGGTGGTACAGCAAGAGGAGAGTTGAG GGGCTCCCGTACAAACACCTGATCACCCACCACCAGGAGCCCTCGTGCCGCCATCTAATCAGCACGTACGACGACCATTACAACCGGCATAACTATAACCCAGGCTTGCCCCAGCTCCGCACGTGGAATAGACATAAGTTGCTGTGGCTCCCAGAGAAAGCTGACTTCCCCCTTCTCG CTCCCCCTACAAACTACGGACTCTATGAGCAGTTGAAGCAGAGATGGCTCCCATCACCCGAGGCCACCTGGAGGGAGAATATTTACACTTCTTCCTGCCCCAGACCACCTTCTGGTGCTATGTCTCAGCGGGAGCATGCGGTTCCGGGGCCTCCCCCTCGCCTGCAGCCTGTCCCACACTTCTGA